Below is a window of Phaenicophaeus curvirostris isolate KB17595 chromosome 15, BPBGC_Pcur_1.0, whole genome shotgun sequence DNA.
TGTGCGGAGTGCCGCTGTCAATCGTTTCTAATTAAATCGGTTTTAACGGAGTGCAGAGAATGGAGACATGATTACAGAACgctatcaaaacaaaaataaactcagaaaagGTGATGTAGGAAAAAGCTATCTTGAAGATACGCTTCCAGGTTTCAAGATTTCCCTTAACATTTAGAAGGAAGAAGGCTCTCACAGTCACGCACGGAGTCTCGGATTTATCAACATGCAACACAGTCCTCGTCCTCCGTCTATGTCACAATTACACAATActtatatgaagaaaacaatgctGAAGAGGAGAATGGGTTTGCTCTCTCACAGAGAAACCTTGTTCTTCCCTGGTCCTTTTTTCGGTGTTTTCCTTGTGAGGACGCTGGCCAGGGACGACAGACACTCTCGCCTTTCCCCTCGTTTACTGAGTGGGGAGCCAAGGGTTTGGATCAGAATTGCCATGGAGCTCCTTCCCCCTGTCTGCAGTGCAAGCTGCTTCGACACGTCTGCGAGCCGTGTCTGCGGAGATGGGAGCTCTGTCCTGCAAGAACGGAGAGCGCGGGTTGTAATTTGGGCGTTGGAGGGAGGCAAAAGCGAGGGACTGAAAGGACCCGTCAGTCACTGCTGTACGGAGAACGCTACTGTTCTCTTTCCAGAGACAGAGGAGGTGGAACCAGGAGGTCGAGACGTTAGTCCCCTCTCTTCCTTAACCTCGATGGTTTTGAGAACCAGGTCGAGGTGCAGCTGCCCTCCTCCTTTGCGCTGATACACTTGATCTAAGGGCAACACTGAGAACTGGGTGCCCAAGACCCCCATAAGTCAGTACTTGGGGAGCAGCTGACCCTTAACAGATCCTCCTGGGACGCCCCCACCAGCGGCTCTCAGACCCTCTCCGCCCTCTCCTCCCGACCCTGGGGCTCCTCCACCCACAGAGCCACAACACCGAGACTCCCCACGTGAGCGACACCCCGAGCCCCCCGCGCtgctccctccccgctccccgcctcgCCCCGGCCCGGGCAGGTCCCTCACCTCTGCAGCCCGGTCGCCGTCGTCGCCGAGGTTGGCCGCCTCCGTGGAGCAGAGCGAGCTCCGCTGCTCggccgggccggggggcagCCCGGCGgggaagcagggcaggaggggcccGAGGAAGCGCAAGTCGCCGTCGAGGCTGCCGGCGGCGAAGCAGACGTCGTAGACGGAGCTGCGGGGCAGGGAGCCCGCGCTGCTCGGCGGGGCGGACTGCGGGAAGGCGGGCAAGCTCTCGGCCGCGCTGCGCCGGGCCCGCCGCACCTTGGCCGCCACGGCGGCCCCCGCCGTGGCCAGGAAGAGGGCGGACACGCAGGCCAGGCAGACGGTGAGGGAGAGGGTGAGCGGCCCCTCGGGCTCGgcggccggcgcctcctcggcGCCCCGCAGATGGGCGTCGGAGAAGCCGCCGACCAGGGCGATGCCGAGGGTGGCGGTGGcggagcgcggcggccgccCGCGGTCTCGCACCAGCACGACGAGCCTGTGCCGGGGCGCGTCCCGCTCCGCCACGGCCCGCGCCGTGCGCACCTCGCCGCTGTGCGGCCCCACGCGGAACAGCCCCGGCTCCGTCGCCTTCCACAGCTCGTACGACAGCCACGCGTTCTGCCCCGCGTCCGCGTCCACCGCCACCACCTTGGCCACCAGGTACCCGGCCTCGGCCGAGCGCGGCACCAGCtcgcccgccgccgcgccgctgCTCTCGGCGGGCGGGTGCAGCACcacgggcgcgttgtcgttctcgTCGCGCACCACCACGCGCAGCACCGCCTGGGCGCTCAGCGGCGGTGAGCCGCCGTCGGCAGCGCGCACCGCCACCTCCAAGGCGCGCACCTGCTCGTAGTCCAGCGGCCGCAGCAGGAAAACGGCGCCGCTCTCGGCGTTCACCGACACCGCGGGCTGCTCCGCGCCCTCCTGCCGCACCAGCGCGTATCTCACGCGCCCGTTCGCTCCCGCGTCGGCGTCCGTGGCGCTCACGCTGCCGATGCGGACCATGGGGCCCTCGTTCTCCGACACCGACGCCGTGTAAACCGCCTGCGTGAACtcgggcgcgttgtcgttcacgtccgACACCTGCACCCGCAGGCTCGCCCGGGAGCTCAGCCGCCTCCTGCCCCGGTCCGCGGCTCTCACCGTCACGTTATACTCTGCCGCCCGCTCCCTGTCCAGCGCCGCCGTCGTCCTCAGCTCGTAGTACTCATCCCCGCCGCCCGTCAGCATGAAGGGCGAGTCCCCGTCGATGGAGCACTCCGTCCTGCCGTTGTCGCCGGAGTCGCGGTCCCGCACGCTCAACAGGGCCACCACGGTGCGGGGCGGCGCGTCCTCGGGAACGGAGACCAACTGGGAGGTGAGCGTTATCTCCGGGgcgttgtcgttcacgtccaGCACCTCCACCCGCACTTTGCAGTGTGCAGACAGACCGCCGCCGTCGGTGGCTCTCACCACCATCTTGTGATGCTTCGCTTCCTCGAAGTCGACGTTTCCCACCACCTGGATCTCCCCGGTGTCAGGGTTCAGCTGGAAGAGCTCCTGGGACCGCTCCGATATCTGGCTGAATCTGTATCGCACTTTCCCGTAGGACCCTTCGTCGGGATCCGCGGCCGCGACTCTGACCACCAGCTGCCCCGGGGGGCTGTTCTCGGCCAGTTGCACCTCGTAGACCTCCCGGCTGAACACAGGGGTGTTGTCATTGGAATCCAGCACCACGATCTGCACATGAGCTGTTCCCGACCTTGGTGGGGAGCCCCCATCGCTAGCGGTGAGGATTAAATTCAGCTGCGGCTGTTCTTCCCGGTCCAGCTGACGATCCAGGACAAGTTCCACACCTTTCTCTGTTCCAACATGGAGGGAGAAATGCGAATTTGACCCGAGACTGTAGTTCTGCAAACCGTTGCTTCCCACGTCCTTGTCCCGGGCGTTTTGCAGAGGGAAACGGGACCCAGGAGATGTCGTTTCCAGAACTTCTAAAACCACCTCCTTCTCCGGGAAGACGGGGGAATTATCGTTGATGTCACGAATCTCTACCTCCCCTCGGATCAGCTCCAAGGGATTTTCAAAGACTATCTTAAAGAAGACGGTGCAGGTATCGCTCTGCGGACACATCTCCTCTCGGTCCAGAGACTCCTTTGCCGTCAGCGCTCCCGTGTTTCGGTTGAGGTGGAAAAGCCGCTCGTTCCCCTCGGACACAACGCGCGCCTTGCGAGCCGCCAGCTGGCTCGGAGAAAGCCCCAGGTCCTCTGCAATATTGCCAACAAACgactccctctccatctcctccgcCAGGGAATAGCGGAGGGGTTCGGCCCCGCTCTGACACACGCAAACGCACACAAGCAACAAGATCACTCGCCTCTGCCGCTCTCCGTTCCGTCTCCCACTCGCTCGCACTCGCCACAAAAGCCATTCCCCGTCCTCCGTCGTTCCCAGCATCGTCCAGCGGCGTCCGAGGCGGATTTGGTCAGCAATCCCGGGCTGAGGGGCCTGAAAGCCCCCGAGCTCCCCGACTCCGTGTGCCGCCGCCCTTCCCGAGCGGCTCCCGCGGCTCTTTCTCTCCGCCGCTGCCTGCAAAGCCGGGGCGGGCACAGGAACCCGCCGGTTCGCGGCCAACACCCCCACCCAGCGTCGCACGGGGgaatatttcctctgctgctcagccGCGGCAGAGCCGCCAGCCCggcctttgctgctggaggctgcgcTCCCCGTGCCCAGCCGGAGCCAAAAGGCGCAGTGGGAACGCTCTCTCTTTGCTAGGAAGCAGCTCCCTCCCCGCAGACAGAGCGCGGCTCTGGGCAGCACTGCCCGGCTCCTAAACGCCAGCTCCTCATCCGCAGCTCGGGGTTTTCCTCTGAGTGGGCAGTGCAAGATCCTCCACTTCCACAGGACACTTTGAGGGcttgttcctcctcttctccacttgTTCATCAGCACAGGACCCTTAGCGAGTCGGGCGGGTCCGAGAAGAACCTCTATGGGATATGAGAGCTGGTGCCAGAGGGGAAAGTTTCTGTAAGGAAATGCTTCCCCATCACCTTCGCTCAACACCACTCGAGAATGATGCTGCTGCTCTAGGAGATCAAACCcgaagtcctgcacttggggaaggATTCACGGACACAGCGATTAACATAAAATTCAAGGAATCAAAGAGGAGAGGTCACAAATTAAACCCCCAGTTACGCAAACAATAACGTTcagaaggggagggagaagacaTTGTCCTTGATCTGTGATGATTATAGTGGATAATAGTGGTTCAGGAGTGGATCTGGGAGGCACCACCATGGGGAAACCGAAGGGAGATGGGAGAGCAAGGGGTCCAGTATGTCTTCGCCACTCGTTTGCCTATCGGGATGACCAAATTGGCCCCTGAGTATCCCCTCCGCATATCACACCATAACCACAGAACAAAGACTCAGAGGTGATCCTCAAAGAAGTATTAAGAAAATCTGTGAATAGAAATCATTGTATGTTGTATTTGGATAGCTTATAGATGAGGTAACTATATGTTTTGTGTGTTGGAAATGGCCAGATGTATGATTTTGGAGTTCTTTGGGTCTGTACTTTTTGGCGAGGGTtgccctgcagcagagctggagcaacACACCATGTCCCTTACTAGAGGCACCACTGATAAAAGGTGAAGAAGACAAGGAGCTGGATCGAGGGATACCCCAGATGTTACCCCTACAGAATGGACTACACGAGAATGAGAGTAGTGGGTCATAACcagagctccctctcagcctgtctgaGATTCTGCACCGATGTTGACATCATATGAACTCTGATGCATCTGCAAAATTTCACTCACAGCAACTTTGTGGAAGCCAAACAGGGAACTCCTCGTGGATTTCAAGGGGAGAAATATATTGTGTCAACCCTGGAAGCAAGGTCAAGCTTTCTAGAAAGACTGCAAAATCAGTGCCCTACACCTGCTGGTGTTGCAGAgccatttggacaatgcccttcaTAATATTCTTTGATGTCTGACCTGTCCTGAAGtgctcaggcagttggactaagAAGATTCAGGTAGAATCCTCCCAACTAAAATACTCCATTCCATTCCACCTCAACACAGTACTACTGACATATTTCCAAGGAAATCCCAGGACACAGCTCCCACACATCCTTCTAAATGGCCAAGGAAAATCTAGTGTGCTTTACAGCTTTCCCCTACAGAAGATGAGACACATGCTGGTCCAGCTGCTCTCACACAGACCACCCTCACACAAGTCCTACCCACCACATTGCTTCCTGAATGGCACCTCTGATGAGCACGTCAGGAAAGTCCAGCAGCCTGTTGAGGCCCTCCAATACAGGAGACAACATTTCCCCTCTCACATGGTAAAAAACATAATATATCTTCTGGTTAGGAACTGCATCAGACACCTGGATGCTCGAGATCAAATGATCCCAGAAGCAGCTGAGTTAGACCAAGAAGTGCTGGTTCCTCGGGGTCTCAGTGAGACTGAGACAGACACAGCCACTGTCTCAGATGTCAATCACACCTTCTTCATTGTCGCTCATGCTATCAGAGATCTCCAGAGATAATGCTCTGTCCCCGTAGATGAGGAGAACCCTCGGCAGACACTTCAGGCAGGGCTCCAGCCATACACAGCAGTCATGCAGACCCccatcaaagaaaagaaagattgcCCCCGTTTCAGTCATTCAAGCATTTTAAGACTTTCATGCAAGAAAGTGATTCTACTCCTCACTTCGGCTGTCACACTAAAAGAAGTTTGTAGGTAGAGCTCTTGCTCACATGTGGCTTTCTCTCTAGCAGCAAGTGGGTGCTGCCTGCAGGTTCCATGGTTCCAGTGAGCTGGCTGAGTTTCTCCTGCTGACTGGGGATTTTGTAGcacaacacagcacagcaaaggcCTGTGCCTTTCCACATTAATTGGACTGTAGATCACTCAGTTCTCCAAGTACAATAGTCTTCTGCTCAGAATCAATACACCAGCCCTGGCTCTGGACTTATCTTTTTATGGGGTCCTTGCAGAAGGCACAGATCCAGTCCTCTGCACTTCCTGACAGCAAAGCCTCTTCCTGGCTGCAGTTTTCACCCACCAAATGCCCACCTCCTGATGACGCAAAAGGAAGatgtctgttgtctttgtgaTATCCACAGCTTTCCACTACCATTAAGAAAGAAGCCTCTCAATTCAAAACAACGACAAGAGGAAACTCAATGGCTTGTTTCCAAGTTCATCTCCATGCTACCTTCTGACAAAATCCTTTGAAGCAATTCCTGGTGCTTCCTCACTCTCCacacaaagacaacaaacaTGTTTTCACAACTCTACACTTACAGCCAATGAACAGGCAACGCCACTGTGCCAAAAGCCAGTCAAGAGGGGCAGAAGTCAATCTGGGCCCTACAGGAATCTCATGGAGCTCAAGGTGGGAAATAAATTCTATCATCTCTGGAAGCAAGATCAGGCTTTGCAGGAAGATTGCAGACCTGTGGCTTGTGTATGCAGGGAGAACACATCATAGGCCAAAGCTCAGTTAGAGGCAAAACTGGCCAGTGCTGTGTCAGACACCAAGACAGACTTTTTCAATACGTTTATAGTAGAACGCGGTCTAAGAAAAATTGAATTGATGCTTGTTGAAGATGTTCGCATAACCCTGGGCTGTCCAGTCCACTGAGGTGGAGGACCATGAGGGTGGGAACAGCGACTTTTCCTTCATGGATGCTGAAATTGTCAGAGATCAGCTGTATCAGCTGAATATTCTCAAGTGCATTTGGCCTGATGGGGGCTCTCACAGATATATTTCACAGATATATTTCCAAGGAAATCCCAATTTAATCCCTTTAAATGCTGAGAACCATGAGTAGAATTGCTCCAGGCAGGACTGCAGCCATGCACAGCAGACACATGGATCTTGGTCATAAAAAAGGAACAGTGCCCCTCACCAGTGCCATCCCCAGACAGAGCAGTCAGGACAGTTGGGAATTTCACTGCAAAAGGTCACGTCTATGCAGAGCCCTTTGCACACCCAGGGCTCCTGTTAGGGGAAGGACAAGGTTCCCCTGACCTGGATCTAATGGGACCCTGTCACAGCCACAAGCTCAGTGCCCTGAAGACCCACAGAGCCTTGCCAACAAATCATTGCTCCACACAGGTTCCCTCAAGGCTCTATTGGGCATGtctccaaacagaagaaatggacCCAATCAACTCTACATCAGCCAAGGGACAACAGGAGAAAACACTGCTCAGCCATTGAAAGACATTCGCAGAGCTTTCCCAGAAGGAACATCTCTACAAAGACCCCAGTCTCCATACAGGCATTCGGGTGTTccctttatttcacttttgcaCACAACAATATCCTGGTTTACAATGGTACAGTTGATAACTGCAGCACAACACAGTGGGAGGGCTTCCAAGCACTCCGTGCCAGTTAAACTATCCATTATAATAGAGGGGTGAGAGTCCTTCTTCAGAGGAATCCACAAGACAATGGTCAAACACAGTTCAGAGAGTAGAAGGAGAAAGggtaaaaccaaaaatacaaatgctgtAACACAAATCCAGAAAAACAGACCAGGTCTGCTTCCAGCAGACAGCAGTGAAGCCAGTGAAAGCTCTGAAAGGAAGGTCCTGTAGAAGCATATAAGGACTTCAGCTTTGCCATTCCATCGATACCAAAACCACCATGATACATAGTTCCAAGGCAATCCCAAGGAGGCAGCCCACCCATGCTTCTCTTATGGCTCAAAGGAAGATCTCGTGCACTTTACTTCTGAAGATGAGACAGCACTACTCAGAGGCTCAACATGTCACTGTTGCCTGCTGCGCTGGAATTCTGTGCACCACAATGTGTGCATGGGAGCGCCCTCCtgcttcccttggcagcctttATGCAGCTATGCAGTCACACAATGGCtggacagaaagacagagacacCAGAAGGCAAAACACACAGATTCCATGCATCTCGGAGACAGAGGCATCCAGAACCCAGAGCAGAAACAGCTCCGTGCACGCATCACCTTGTAACACAATACTCAcaaatttcttgcttttctgacCCAGGATGAGGGCTACACGCATTTCAGCAAGGACCTTGCCAGTGCGttacagcacagaaagagaTTCATGACCTAGGCCTACGGTGGTAGCAATGGAATGAAGCCCAATCTGAAAGCATCTAAGAAATGCCTGTAAtagagctgaaatattttatcatcATAATTAAGGAGACTTTAGCTCctttgagtttttttctgtcttttggaGGAGAGAAACTTTTCTGTTGATATCAGCAACTACAGGGTGGGAAAAATTATGCCAACTGTAAAGGCAGATTAACTCTAGGAAAACCATTGCCACAGGTTATAGCCTGGAGTGCTTCCTATCACCAAGGCCTgaagcctctgcctgtgctgacTCCATGCTAGTTAAAGGAAAGATTATTGATCTGTTCCACAGAGAGCATCCCTGCATTCTCTGGTGCCACATCCTCAGTGGTGAGAGGGTCTTCAGGAAAATCCTGTTCACCATCAGTGTCTCTGCCCAGGGCACAGTGCTGTGGTGGCAGGCTGGGCAGGATGGGCTTCAGGAACTTGAACTCGCTGTTGCCCGAGACGGTTGTGAGGTTGGTAGCaatagggatggggcagggtccCTGCAGAGGCTGCATCAGCCAGGCTCCCTGGCAAGTTGCTGGCAGCATAAAGCACATGCCCAtccttcagctcctttctcttgcaCGCTTTGCAAGTGATGAAGGTTGCCATGGATGCGAGGAAGACCAAGGAAATGATTAAATAGACTGTCAGAGAGTCTTCATCCTCCATGTCCGGGCTGCTGTGTGGTAGTCACACATCTGAGAAGTCATTGAGCAGAAGTGCACTCAGTGCCGCTGTGGCTGACAGCGGTGGTCGCCCGTTGTCTCGCACCAGGATGATGAGCTTCTGCTTCACAGTGTCTCTCTCCGTCACTGGCCTCCTCAGACGTACCTCCCCACTTCCGGCACCCACCACAAACAGACCGGGGTCAGTGGCCTTCAGCAGGTGGTACGAGAGCCACGAGTTCTGCCCAGAGTCGGCATCAACAGCCACCACTTTGGTGACCAGGTACCCCGCCTCAGCCGACATGGGCACCAGCTCGCtggatgctgggctgctgtcCTGGGCTGGATGCAGCACCAGTGGTGCATTGTCATTCTCATCCACCACAATGAAGAGGACAGTGACATTGGTACTGAGGGGAGGAGACCCTGCATCAGAGGCAATCACCAACACCTCAACCTGCTTCAGCTGCTCATAGTCCAGAGGTCGCAGCACAAACACGTGCCCATTCTCAGAgttcacagaaatgcaggaacAGGGAGGCTGCTCTGTGAGGCGAGCGGGTGCCAGGGAATAAGTCACCTTGGCGTTGGGGCCTATGTCAGCATCTGAGGCATACACGGTTCCAACCAGCATGGTGGGAATATTGTTCTCATGCACATACATGACGTATGATGACTGGTTGAAAACGGGTGCATTGTCGTTGACATCAGAGATGTCCACTGTGAAGGTCTGGGTGGTGGTGAGAGGAGGTGAACCCGCGTCTGCTGCTGTGACAGTGACAATGCTCCGTGCCATTTCTTCCCGGTCCAGTGTGGTCACAGTCACCAGCTCATAGTAATTCTTATAGGCTGGCCGCAGGGAGAATGACAGCTGGTCCTCAAGGGCACAGGTGACCTTCCCATTGGCTCCTGCATCATGGTCCCTGACAGAGAAGAAGGCAACCACTGTCCCAGGTGACACGTTTtcagggagggggctgctgaaggaactCACCACCAGCTCTGGAGCATTGTCATTGACATCTACCACCTCCACCAACACTTTACAGAGAGCTGAGAGGCCCCCACCGTCTGTTGCCCGAACACTGAGCTCGTGTTTCTGTGCTGCCTCGAAGTCCAGAGgctttttcaatttaatttcacCGGTCTTGGCATCAATCAGAAACGCTGATTCGCTTTGGTCCACCTCTTCACTGAACTGGTAGGAGATGTCCCCATTAGAACATGCATCCAGATCAGATGCCACGACACTAAGAACCACGGTGCCCTCAGGGGCATTTTCCAAAACGTGGCCAATGTAGCGTTCCTGCATGAAGACTGgagcattgtcatttacatcCTGAACAACAATGCGGATCTGAGTTGTCCCGCTCCTCGGTGGAGAGCCCCCGTCCACAGCAATGAGACTGAAACtcatctctgcctgctcctccctgtCTAGAGGCTTTTCCAAAACAAGTTCCACATATTTGTCCCCCCCAGCACGACTCCCAAAGGAGACACTAAAGTACTCGTTCCCGGGAGAGATGCTGTAACCCTGAATACTGTTGCTGCCAATATCCAGGTCCCGAGCCCCCGCCAGAGGAAACTGGGACTGTTAATGGTTTCGGGGATCCTAAGCGTGATCTGCTCGTCCGGGAAGCGGGGCGAGTGGTCGTTGACGTCCCGCACGGCCACCTCGATGCGGAAGAACTGCAGCGGGtcggccagcagcagctccaagggcaGCGTGCAGGCGGGCGCCTGGGCGCACAGCTCCTCCCGGTCGAGCCTCTCGGCCACGACGAGGCGGCCGGTGGCGCGGTCCAAGCGCAAGCGCTGCCGGCCGTCCTCCGAGGCCAGGCGGGCGCGGCGAGCCGAGAGCTGCGCCGGGGCCAGCCCCGCGTCCTCGGCCACGTCGGCTACGAGCGAGCCGCTCGGCGCCTCCTCGGCTACGGAGTagcgcaggggctgggagcgagCGTGCGGCagcgagaggagagcagagagacaaagcactTGCCTTGCGATCGCcatggcggggcggcgggcgggctccGGCGGGCGGCTCGGGCGCGCGGTCCTCGGCGGCGAGCGGCGCCCGGCagcggcgagggcggcggcgagggcggcggcgagggcgggCGGGCTCCCTGGGGCCGAGTGCGGCTGGCGGCCCGGCAGCGGCTGGCCCGGGGCCCCGCTCGCCGTCGCTCGCCGCCGCCCGGCTGCGCTGCGCTGggcagggccgggccgggctcggGCGCCTCCCCGCCCGCAGCCGCTCGGCGCCGCCTTGGCCGGGAGCTCCCCCCTGCGGGCCGCGGCGGGACTGCGCCTCCCGCCACCGCCACCGCCACCGCGCTTCCCTCTCGCCGAGACACACGCTCCGCGCTCCGCTCGCCGCACCCGGCGGCCTTGCAAGGGCTCCAGAGGGCTTTGTGCTCAGCGACCGGGCGGAGCTCCTGCCCcggggggaggaggcggcgccgcAGGGCTGGGAGATAAAAGGCAGCGAAGCACACAGGGAGGTCACTTATTAGAGCCCCGGATACACAAACGCTAACGGTCCGGAGCTAACGGAGACAGCAGCGAAGCCCAGGGATCTAAGGACACGCAGCGATGGCACATTAAAGGCACCATTCAAGTGTCTCCAGCCAGAGCTTCAAGCACAAATTTTGTAAAGGTGAATGTTCCACGGGGGAAATTTGTTCTGGATTGATGTAAAGTAAAGGGTGTGGAGAGTGAAGGGTCCAGAGCGCAGCCAGGCAGTGCGAGATAACAGGCAGAGAAACAAGCAGGAATGTCAGCAATTAGAGCCTCAGATAGAAAATCGCCAACCAGCACGAGCTAACggagaaaacagcaaagctCAGGGATCTACGGACGCTCACCTGCGGGCCGTTATAGGCACCATTCATTTGGCAATGAAAAGAGGTTCGAACAAAAGCTCTGTAAACTAGAAGGTGGCATAAACATTGCTTTGGCTGAACAGAAAGGTTCTCATGGGAAAGAGCAACTTTTTTTATGGAATCGACCGAGGTTGTTCCCCCCGATTCCAAACACAGAGATACCATACGAAAGCGTTTTGAGCAGCATCTCTCGGTCCTCTCCTTCCCACAGAATATcgtcctccacccttctctgccttctgaCAATGTCCTGCTTCCAAGTCGCTCTGATTTCCTCTGTATAAAATCTACTCCATATTTCAAGGACTGATTTCCGAAATCCTGCTCTTTTTGTGGCTATTTCCTCGGCGACGACAGTGACAAGTGACCTtccacacaccacacacacacgGTGGAGTTCCAACGGGGTTTTTATTGGGTTCATTGACATCAGGCATTTGATTGTTACTTATTAAtgaatggagaagaaaacagcaagctACTCTACGCCCTGTCTTCTACAGTGCCTCAAGCTGAGTGTAAAAGCCTGTTTCActgtaaaaacagaaacaacactTTCAATTCTCTACTACCTTATACTCAACAAGCCGGAAATGTTATGTTGGGCTTTGCGTTATAAACAAAACCGGATACATTACTCTTTACATCCACGCTTTACATTTTGATGAACCATTGAACTCCTGGCCAAAAGCACGGAGAGTGAAAGTGTCAGCAGAGAATGGAGACACGATTCCAGAACGCTCTCAGAAGAaacataaacacagaaaaggtgACGTAGGAAAAATCTATCTTGAAGATATGCTTCTACGTTTCAGTATTACCCTTAACATTGAGAAGTAATAATGTTCTCATTGTCGTGCACCGAGTCCCGGGGTAATCAACATGCAACACAGTCCTCGTCCTCCATCTATGTCACAATTACAGAACacttaaatgaagaaaaccatGCTGAAGAGGAGAATGGGTTTGCTCTCTCACAGAGAAGCCTTGTTCTTCCCtggtccttttttttctgtgttttccctgGGAGGACGCTGGCCAGGGACGACAGACACGCTCGCCTTTCCCCTCGTTTACTGAGTGGGGAGCCAAGGGTTTGCATCAGAATTGCCACGGAGCTCCTTCCCCCTGTTTGCAGTGCAAGCTGCTTCCGCACGTCTGCGAGCCGTGTCTGCGGAGATGGGAGCTCTGTCCTGCAAGAACGGAGAGCGCGGGTTGTCATTTGGGCGTTGGAGGGAGGCAAAAGCGAGGGACTGAGAGGACCCGTCAGTCACTGCTGTACGGAGAACGCTACTGTTCTCTTTCCAGAGACAGAGGAGGTGGAAACAGGAGGTCGAGACGTTAGTCCCCTCTCTTCCTTAACCTCGATGGTTTTGAGAACCTGGTCGAGGTGCAGCTGCCGTCCTCCTTTGCGCTGATACACTTGATCTAAGAGAAACCCTCAGAACTGGATGCCCAAGACCCCAATAAGTCAGTacttggggagcagctgagcctTAACAGATCCTCCTGGGACGCCCCCACCAGCAGCTCTCAGACCCTCTCCGCCCTCTCCTCCCGACCCTGGGGCTCCTCCACCCACAGAGCCACAACACCGAGACTCCCCACGTGAGCGACACCCCGAGCCCCCCGCGCtgctccctccccgctccccgcctcgCCCCGGCCCGGGCAGGTCCCTCACCTCTGCAGCCCGGTCGCCGTCGTCGCCGAGGTTGGCCGCCTCCGTGGAGCAGAGCGAGCTCCGCTGCTCggccgggccggggggcagCCCGGCGgggaagcagggcaggaggggcccGAGGAAGCGCAAGTCGCCGTCGAGGCTGCCGGCGGCGAAGCAGACGTCGTAGACGGAGCTGCGGGGCAGGGAGCCCGCGCTGCTCGGCGGGGCGGACTGCGGGAAGGCGGGCAAGCTCTCGGCCGCGCTGCGCCGGGCCCGCCGCACCTTGGCCGCCACGGCGGCCCCCGCCGTGGCCAGGAAGAGGGCGGACACGCAGGCCAGGCAGACGGTGAGGGAGAGGGTGAGCGGCCCCTCGGGCTCGgcggccggcgcctcctcggcGCCCCGCAGATGGGCGTCGGAGAAGCCGCCGACCAGGGCGATGCCGAGGGTGGCGGTGGcgga
It encodes the following:
- the LOC138727217 gene encoding protocadherin beta-15-like, yielding MNKWRRGGTSPQSVLWKWRILHCPLRGKPRAADEELAFRSRAVLPRAALCLRGGSCFLAKRERSHCAFWLRLGTGSAASSSKGRAGGSAAAEQQRKYSPVRRWVGVLAANRRVPVPAPALQAAAERKSRGSRSGRAAAHGVGELGGFQAPQPGIADQIRLGRRWTMLGTTEDGEWLLWRVRASGRRNGERQRRVILLLVCVCVCQSGAEPLRYSLAEEMERESFVGNIAEDLGLSPSQLAARKARVVSEGNERLFHLNRNTGALTAKESLDREEMCPQSDTCTVFFKIVFENPLELIRGEVEIRDINDNSPVFPEKEVVLEVLETTSPGSRFPLQNARDKDVGSNGLQNYSLGSNSHFSLHVGTEKGVELVLDRQLDREEQPQLNLILTASDGGSPPRSGTAHVQIVVLDSNDNTPVFSREVYEVQLAENSPPGQLVVRVAAADPDEGSYGKVRYRFSQISERSQELFQLNPDTGEIQVVGNVDFEEAKHHKMVVRATDGGGLSAHCKVRVEVLDVNDNAPEITLTSQLVSVPEDAPPRTVVALLSVRDRDSGDNGRTECSIDGDSPFMLTGGGDEYYELRTTAALDRERAAEYNVTVRAADRGRRRLSSRASLRVQVSDVNDNAPEFTQAVYTASVSENEGPMVRIGSVSATDADAGANGRVRYALVRQEGAEQPAVSVNAESGAVFLLRPLDYEQVRALEVAVRAADGGSPPLSAQAVLRVVVRDENDNAPVVLHPPAESSGAAAGELVPRSAEAGYLVAKVVAVDADAGQNAWLSYELWKATEPGLFRVGPHSGEVRTARAVAERDAPRHRLVVLVRDRGRPPRSATATLGIALVGGFSDAHLRGAEEAPAAEPEGPLTLSLTVCLACVSALFLATAGAAVAAKVRRARRSAAESLPAFPQSAPPSSAGSLPRSSVYDVCFAAGSLDGDLRFLGPLLPCFPAGLPPGPAEQRSSLCSTEAANLGDDGDRAAEVRDLPGPGRGGERGGSSAGGSGCRSHQVYQRKGGGQLHLDLVLKTIEVKEERGLTSRPPGSTSSVSGKRTVAFSVQQ